The Setaria viridis chromosome 2, Setaria_viridis_v4.0, whole genome shotgun sequence DNA window ATATCACATCTCACAGGTGAACCTCTAACTCTTAACTTGTTGGCATGATTTCTCATATAAGCAAAAACAAAGCCATGTGTCTGCTATTCTGTTTGATTGAATTCATGGAACACCATTCCACAATTTTCATCTGCAGATCACAGATGCTGTGGTTGTTGCAAGGTATCTAGGTGCAACACTTGTACTTCCAGATATAAGAGGAAATGAATTAGGAAACAAGAGGTATGCTTCTTTGATAAGAAGATGACTTTCATTTCCTTAAGATAAATCCTGTTGCAGATACGTAAATGCTGCAACATTTTGTGCATACAGTATGAGCCTTTACTCTAGGAATTCACGACTATTTTCATAAATGTGACCATTATTGTCCATCTCAACTAATGGCATAAGTTTTATGAACAGAAAATTCCAAGACATGTACAATGTGGATAAATTCATGAGAAACTTGGAAGGTGTTGTCGAAGTAATAGACTTGCGGTCATTTTCTCCTCAGTGAGTTTAAGACCGAGGGAGACTAATAACAAGGACTTGGATGCGACTGCTTGCCTTGCAATGTTCAGTGGCCTCGAATTGAAACATGAATATTCTGAAGTGGCCAGAAAAATGCTGGATGGTCTTAAAGAATTAAGCAAGAAATCAGATGGGAAGGTCTTGGCAATTGATTTGCGGACCGACTTGCT harbors:
- the LOC117844322 gene encoding protein MANNAN SYNTHESIS-RELATED 2, with product MKLDDNAEMSNINTGGVENLMDADEEVKPCWTIPSPKTQPSNGYVTFSLTMGPEYHISQITDAVVVARYLGATLVLPDIRGNELGNKRKFQDMYNVDKFMRNLEGVVEVIDLRSFSPQ